A genome region from Passer domesticus isolate bPasDom1 chromosome 27, bPasDom1.hap1, whole genome shotgun sequence includes the following:
- the DCAF7 gene encoding DDB1- and CUL4-associated factor 7 has product MSLHGKRKEIYKYEAPWTVYAMNWSVRPDKRFRLALGSFVEEYNNKVQLVGLDEESSEFICRNTFDHPYPTTKLMWIPDTKGVYPDLLATSGDYLRVWRVGETETRLECLLNNNKNSDFCAPLTSFDWNEVDPYLLGTSSIDTTCTIWGLETGQVLGRVNLVSGHVKTQLIAHDKEVYDIAFSRAGGGRDMFASVGADGSVRMFDLRHLEHSTIIYEDPQHHPLLRLCWNKQDPNYLATMAMDGMEVVILDVRVPCTPVARLNNHRACVNGIAWAPHSSCHICTAADDHQALIWDIQQMPRAIEDPILAYTAEGEINNVQWASTQPDWIAICYNNCLEILRV; this is encoded by the exons ATGTCGCTGCACGGGAAGCGGAAGGAGATCTACAAATACGAGGCGCCCTGGACCGTGTACGCCATGAACTGGAGCGTCCGGCCCGACAAGCGGTTCCGCCTGGCGCTGGGCAGCTTCGTGGAGGAGTACAACAACAAG GTGCAGCTTGTTGGTTTGGATGAAGAGAGCTCAGAATTCATTTGCAGGAACACCTTTGATCATCCCTACCCCACCACAAAGCTGATGTGGATCCCAGACACCAAGGGAGTCTACCCAGACCTGTTGGCCACCAGTGGTGACTACCtgagagtgtggaga GTGGGTGAAACTGAGACCCGGCTGGAGTGTTTGCTGAACAACAACAAGAACTCGGATTTCTGTGCTCCACTGACATCATTTGACTGGAATGAAGTGGATCCTTACCTGTTAG GTACCTCTAGTATTGACACAACCTGCACTATTTGGGGTCTGGAGACAGGACAGGTTCTGGGAAGAGTAAATTTGGTGTCTGGCCACGTGAAGACCCAGCTTATTGCACATGACAAAGAG GTGTACGACATCGCCTTCAGCCGCGCGGGCGGCGGCAGGGACATGTTCGCCTCGGTGGGCGCTGATGGCTCGGTCAGGATGTTTGACCTGAGGCACCTGGAGCACAGCACCATCATCTACGAGGACCCCCAGCACCACCCGCTGCTGCGGCTCTGCTGGAACAAGCAGGACCCCAACTATCTGGCCACAATGGCCATGGATGGCATGGAg gttGTGATTCTAGATGTCAGAGTTCCCTGCACCCCTGTTGCCAGGTTAAACAACCACAGAGCGTGTGTAAATGGAATTGCCTGGGCACCTCACTCTTCCTGCCACATCTGTACAGCAG CGGATGATCACCAGGCTCTCATCTGGGACATCCAGCAAATGCCTCGTGCCATTGAGGACCCCATCCTGGCCTACACAGCTGAGGGAGAGATCAACAATGTACAGTGGGCATCCACCCAGCCAGACTGGATAGCCATCTGCTACAACAACTGCCTGGAGATCCTCAGAGTCTAA